The following proteins come from a genomic window of Prionailurus viverrinus isolate Anna chromosome D1, UM_Priviv_1.0, whole genome shotgun sequence:
- the JAM3 gene encoding junctional adhesion molecule C, giving the protein MALRRRPAVRLCARLSDFFLLLLFRGCLIGAVNLKSSNRTPVVQEFESVELSCIITDSQTNDPRIEWKKIQDDRTAYVFFDNRIQGDLAGRAELLGKTSLRIWNVTRTDSALYRCEVVARNDRKEIDEIVIELTVQVKPVPPVCRVPKAVPVGKTATLQCQESEGFPRPHYSWYRNDVPLPTDSRANPRFRNSSFLLNSETGTLVFSAVHKEDSGQYYCIASNDAGSARCEEQMMEVYDLNIGGIIGGILVVLAVLALITVGICCAYRRGYFINNKQNSESYKSPGKSDGVNYVRTEEEGDFRHKSSFVI; this is encoded by the exons gttGCTTGATTGGGGCTGTGAATCTCAAATCCAGCAACCGAACCCCAGTGGTACAAGAATTTGAAA GTGTGGAACTTTCTTGTATCATTACGGATTCACAGACAAATGACCCCAGGATTGAATGGAAGAAAATTCAAGATGACCGAACTGCATATGTGTTTTTTGACAACAGAATCCAGG GAGATTTGGCAGGTCGTGCAGAATTATTGGGTAAAACGTCTTTAAGGATCTGGAATGTGACCCGGACAGACTCAGCCCTTTATCGCTGTGAAGTGGTTGCTCGAAATGACCGCAAAGAAATTGATGAGATTGTCATTGAGTTAACTGTGCAAG TGAAGCCGGTACCTCCTGTGTGCAGAGTACCAAAGGCTGTACCCGTGGGCAAGACAGCCACGCTGCAGTGCCAGGAGAGTGAGGGCTTCCCCCGGCCTCACTACAGCTGGTATCGAAATGACGTGCCGCTGCCCACAGATTCCAGAGCCAATCCCAGATTTCGAAACTCCTCTTTTCTCTTAAACTCTGAAACAGGCACTCTG GTTTTCAGTGCTGTTCACAAGGAAGACTCTGGGCAGTATTACTGCATTGCTTCTAATGATGCAGGCTCAGCCAGATGTGAGGAGCAGATGATGGAAGTCT ATGACCTGAACATTGGTGGCATTATTGGGGGGATCCTGGTGGTGCTTGCTGTACTGGCCCTGATAACAGTAGGCATCTGCTGTGCATACAGACGGGGTTACTTCATCAATAATAAGCAGAATAGTGAAAG TTACAAGAGTCCGGGGAAGTCAGATGGAGTTAACTATGTCAGGACAGAGGAAGAG GGCGACTTCAGACACAAGTCATCATTTGTGATCTGA